The window GCGCAgaccccgcccgccgccgccagggggcgcgGCCGCGCCAGGCCCCGCCCACACCGCGGGCCGCTCGCTGCTGATTGGCGGGGAAAGCCCCCCTAGAGCCGTTCGCGTGGGGGCAGCATGGGCGCTGCGGATTGGCTGGCGCGGCGCGGCCAATGGGAGCGGGCGCTGTTGGGGTGTGCGGAGGCGGGAGCGccgcggggccgctccgggccGTGAGGGGGACCCGGCCTCGGTGCTCGCAGGGACCGGCCCCGCCTCCGCTGAGCCCCCCGGGCGCTCTCCGGGACGCGCTCCGGCTTCGCCAATTCCTCGGTGGCCGCGGGGACCGGTCCGGTCTCTCTGAGCTCCCGGCTGCCATCAAGGACCGGCTCGGCTCGCTGAGGCCCCGGTGCACGCAGGGCCCGGCTCCGATCCCGCTGAGCCCTCGGTGCCCGGCATGGGGCTGCTGACCCAGCTAGTGCGCGGGCTGGTGCGCGGCGCCGACCGCGTGTCGCCGTTCACCAGCAAGCGCGGCCCCCGGAGCCACAACAAAGGCCGCGGTGCCAAGAAGCTGGGCGTGCTCACCCGCAACAAGAAGTTCCTCCTCGTCAAGGAGATGGTGCCCGAGTTCGTCGTGCCCGACCTGACGGGCTTCAAGCTGCGGCCCTACGTGTCGTACCGCGCCCCCGAGGGCTCCGAGCCGCCCGTGACGGCCAAGCAGCTCTTCGAGCAGCTGGTGGCTCCGCGCATCGAGAAGGACGTGAAGGACGGCACATTCGACCCCAACAACCTGGAGAAGTACGGCTTCGAGCCCACGCAGGAGGGCAAGCTCTTCCAGCTCTTCCCCAAGAACTACGTGCGGTAGGGAGCGGGCAGTGGTACCGCCGGGCAGTACGGGCCAGGCTCCGTCACTGAACATTACAGCAGTTCCTTCTGCCGTGTTCTGCTGTAATACCTGATTGAAATCCTGGTGAAATCTGCGGTTTGATTTCCCATCCGCGTCTGGTAATTCCTctgggaggcagctgtgcccGCTGAGCAGAGCCTCTCTGGGCTTCTGAGGATGAGGGGTCTGTGACGTTTCTAAATACAAAGTACTGCAGAGTTtaagaattaaattttaaaaattaaattaagactGAAAGCGTTCACTGTGGGAGAAAGGAAGCAAGATTAGTGGATGCTGGTCTGTGATGGTCACTTAGTGTGGAATAAGGGCTGCCAGATGAGTCCTTACTGTGGTGGTTAAAACCCCCACATTTTCGGGGCTGGGCGGGGCTGTGGTGGAGTGggggtgctgcagccccagtcACAGAAGGATGAGCTGTGATCAGGGATCAGCCGCAGTGGGGATGGGGAAGGCACAGCTTTTCTAACTGAACTCGGCGTTTTTCACCTCCTGTGAAGCTGATCAGAACAAGTCACACACAAGTGGCTGTTTCCTGCCTTGCTGCTGTTGGCAGACGTGGCCCTTCAGCCCTTCCCTTCTGAGACTTGCTGCCCAGCCAGGGCACTTGGCAGGTGGCTGGAGGGGGATGcaaggctggagagcaggagatCCTGTGCCCTTTGCT of the Anomalospiza imberbis isolate Cuckoo-Finch-1a 21T00152 chromosome 21, ASM3175350v1, whole genome shotgun sequence genome contains:
- the MRPL41 gene encoding large ribosomal subunit protein mL41; the protein is MGLLTQLVRGLVRGADRVSPFTSKRGPRSHNKGRGAKKLGVLTRNKKFLLVKEMVPEFVVPDLTGFKLRPYVSYRAPEGSEPPVTAKQLFEQLVAPRIEKDVKDGTFDPNNLEKYGFEPTQEGKLFQLFPKNYVR